From the genome of Streptomyces sp. NBC_01341, one region includes:
- a CDS encoding citrate synthase/methylcitrate synthase, with amino-acid sequence MPATRTEITPLDVPRGLAGVIVTDTALGDVRGREGFYHYRHYSAIELARTRSFEDVWYLMFHGELPGPGASEEFAARTAGLRRLPEEVREALPSIARAGAVSGPLAGLRTALSLLGATAGFRPVYDIGADRRRDDALAVCAVVPTVLTALYRLGIGLEPVEPRDDLPFSANYLYMLTGEEPDAARASAVERYLISTVDHGFNASTFTARVIASTGADIAACLVGAVGALSGPLHGGAPSRALDTLDAIGSPDRIDAWIRERVLAGERIMGFGHPVYRTEDPRSRMLRSIAQGFGGPLADFAVEVEQRVEAILAELKPGRELHTNVEFYAGVVMELCGLPREMFTPTFCAARMVGWSANILEQAQDPKIIRPAARYVGMPPTRSVPALRPTQEGTS; translated from the coding sequence ATGCCTGCCACGCGCACAGAAATCACCCCGCTCGACGTGCCCCGGGGGCTCGCCGGTGTGATCGTCACCGACACCGCTCTCGGTGACGTACGGGGACGCGAGGGCTTCTACCACTACCGGCACTACTCGGCGATCGAGCTCGCGCGGACCCGTAGTTTCGAGGACGTCTGGTACCTGATGTTCCACGGGGAGCTTCCCGGCCCGGGCGCCTCCGAGGAATTCGCCGCACGTACCGCGGGTCTGCGGCGCCTGCCCGAGGAGGTGCGGGAGGCGCTGCCGTCCATCGCCCGCGCCGGAGCGGTTTCCGGTCCGCTCGCCGGCCTCCGTACCGCGCTCTCGCTCCTCGGCGCCACCGCCGGTTTCCGTCCGGTGTACGACATCGGCGCGGACCGGCGCCGGGACGACGCGCTCGCCGTGTGTGCCGTGGTTCCCACCGTGCTGACCGCCCTGTACCGCCTCGGCATCGGCCTCGAACCGGTCGAACCGCGCGACGACCTCCCCTTCTCGGCGAACTACCTGTACATGCTCACCGGTGAGGAGCCGGACGCGGCACGGGCCTCGGCGGTCGAGCGGTATCTCATCTCCACGGTCGATCACGGTTTCAACGCCTCCACGTTCACCGCGAGGGTGATCGCCTCCACCGGCGCCGACATCGCCGCGTGTCTGGTCGGGGCGGTGGGCGCGCTCTCCGGGCCGCTGCACGGCGGCGCACCCAGCCGGGCGCTGGACACCCTGGACGCCATCGGCAGCCCCGACCGCATCGACGCCTGGATCCGGGAACGGGTCCTCGCGGGGGAGCGGATCATGGGGTTCGGGCACCCCGTCTACCGCACCGAAGACCCGCGCTCACGCATGCTGCGCTCGATCGCGCAGGGGTTCGGCGGACCGCTGGCCGACTTCGCGGTCGAGGTCGAGCAGCGGGTCGAGGCGATCCTCGCGGAGCTCAAGCCCGGGCGTGAGCTGCACACCAACGTGGAGTTCTACGCCGGTGTCGTGATGGAGCTCTGCGGGCTTCCCCGCGAGATGTTCACCCCCACCTTCTGTGCCGCGCGCATGGTCGGCTGGAGCGCCAATATCCTGGAACAGGCGCAGGACCCGAAGATCATCCGGCCGGCGGCCCGCTATGTCGGAATGCCGCCGACGCGCTCCGTACCGGCGCTCCGGCCGACCCAGGAAGGCACCAGTTGA
- a CDS encoding citrate/2-methylcitrate synthase — protein MTHEPVQSAAPDDQEVGGNREADEGREAPGTTDGQEAGGTAGGPDAGTPGRSGRLTTREAADLLGVKPETVYAYVSRGQLTSRRTPGGRGSTLDAAQVEALARRTGRRDPGAAAGDLVFRTGLTLIEPDRYFFRGVDATELARRYGFEEVAEWIWTGELRPGIRFAAAPDSLAAARRTAAALPRHSSSTDRLRAAVAAAAAADPLRFDLSAQGVIDCARNLVPTLVGALPDAAAAGPAAVRPGPVAHPPEAEESGAGGDGGAGGSLARRLWPKLSARPVDAASLNVLDTALALLADHDLAASTLAARVAASTHAHPYAVVSAGLGVLEGPLHGAASGPAHRMLAEVVDRGSAAPVVAEHLRAGRPIPGLGHRLYTGEDPRARLLFALLEAVPQAEPALAAARDVVTTTARHTPLHANIDLALAVLSVSSGMAGEAGETVFAVSRTVGWIAHAMEEYGERPLRMRPSGQYCGPRPPRPLPTPLPAPGAE, from the coding sequence ATGACGCATGAGCCAGTCCAGAGCGCCGCGCCGGACGACCAGGAGGTCGGTGGAAACCGGGAGGCCGACGAGGGCCGGGAGGCTCCGGGGACGACCGACGGCCAGGAAGCCGGGGGGACGGCCGGCGGTCCGGACGCCGGAACGCCCGGCCGGAGCGGGAGGCTCACCACCCGGGAGGCGGCGGATCTGCTGGGGGTGAAGCCCGAGACCGTCTACGCGTACGTCAGCCGGGGGCAGCTCACCAGCAGGCGCACTCCCGGCGGACGCGGCAGCACGCTCGATGCCGCACAGGTGGAGGCACTGGCGCGTCGGACCGGGCGGAGGGATCCAGGCGCGGCAGCCGGTGATCTGGTCTTCCGCACCGGCCTCACGCTCATCGAGCCGGACCGGTACTTCTTCCGCGGCGTCGACGCGACGGAGCTCGCTCGTCGGTACGGCTTCGAGGAGGTCGCCGAGTGGATCTGGACCGGCGAGCTGCGCCCTGGCATCCGCTTCGCCGCGGCCCCCGACTCACTGGCCGCCGCCCGGCGCACGGCTGCCGCGCTGCCCCGGCACAGCAGTTCCACGGACAGACTGCGGGCGGCGGTCGCAGCAGCGGCGGCTGCGGATCCCTTGCGGTTCGATCTCTCCGCCCAGGGGGTCATCGACTGCGCCCGCAACCTGGTCCCCACCCTGGTCGGGGCCCTGCCCGATGCCGCTGCGGCAGGTCCGGCCGCAGTCAGGCCGGGGCCGGTGGCCCATCCACCGGAGGCGGAGGAGAGCGGCGCCGGCGGGGACGGCGGTGCGGGTGGATCGCTGGCCCGCCGCTTGTGGCCGAAGCTCTCGGCCCGACCGGTGGACGCGGCCTCGCTGAACGTGCTGGACACCGCTCTCGCACTGCTCGCCGACCATGATCTGGCGGCTTCGACCCTGGCCGCGCGGGTCGCCGCGTCGACGCACGCGCACCCGTACGCCGTGGTCTCCGCCGGCCTCGGCGTCCTGGAGGGCCCTCTGCACGGCGCCGCGAGCGGGCCGGCCCACCGCATGCTGGCCGAGGTCGTGGACCGGGGCAGCGCGGCACCGGTGGTCGCCGAACACCTGAGGGCGGGCCGGCCGATCCCGGGACTGGGCCACAGGCTCTACACGGGCGAGGACCCGCGGGCACGGCTGCTCTTCGCACTGCTGGAGGCCGTGCCCCAGGCGGAGCCCGCACTCGCGGCAGCCCGCGACGTCGTCACCACCACTGCCCGCCACACCCCCCTGCACGCCAACATCGACCTGGCACTCGCCGTGCTCTCGGTCTCCTCCGGCATGGCCGGGGAGGCGGGCGAGACGGTGTTCGCGGTGTCCCGCACGGTCGGCTGGATCGCCCACGCCATGGAGGAGTACGGGGAGCGTCCTCTGCGCATGCGGCCCAGCGGGCAGTACTGCGGGCCGCGCCCGCCCCGCCCCCTGCCGACTCCCCTGCCCGCACCGGGCGCAGAATAG
- a CDS encoding LacI family DNA-binding transcriptional regulator, producing MTRRLAQVAKKVGVSEATVSRVLNGKPGVSDATRQAVLSALDVLGYERPTQLRGERARLVGLVLPELQNPIFPAFAEVVGGALAQQGLTPVLCTQTKGGVSEADYVELLLQQQVSGVVFAGGLYAQADAPHDHYKVLADRKIPVVLINAAIARLGFPAVSCDDSVAVEQAWRHLVSLGHEKIGFVLGPADHVPSQRKLAAARALAEQSGVTVPDEWVARAMFSLEGGQAAAMRLLEHGVTGIICASDPLALGAVRAARRRGLSVPGDVSVVGYDDSAFMNCTEPPLTTVRQPIEAMGRAAVELLSVQIAGRTVPSDELLFEPELVVRGSTTRPPR from the coding sequence ATGACGCGACGACTTGCTCAGGTTGCCAAGAAAGTAGGGGTCAGCGAGGCCACGGTCAGCCGCGTGCTGAACGGCAAGCCGGGCGTCTCCGACGCCACACGGCAAGCCGTCCTCTCCGCCCTCGACGTCCTCGGATACGAACGTCCCACGCAGCTCCGCGGTGAGCGGGCCCGACTGGTCGGACTGGTCCTGCCGGAACTGCAGAACCCCATCTTCCCGGCCTTCGCCGAAGTGGTCGGTGGCGCGCTCGCCCAGCAGGGGCTGACCCCGGTCCTCTGCACGCAGACCAAAGGGGGCGTCTCCGAGGCCGACTACGTCGAACTGCTGCTCCAGCAGCAGGTATCAGGAGTCGTGTTCGCCGGTGGGCTCTACGCCCAGGCCGACGCCCCCCACGATCACTACAAGGTGCTCGCCGACCGCAAGATCCCGGTCGTGCTGATCAACGCGGCCATAGCTCGTCTCGGCTTCCCCGCGGTCTCGTGCGACGACTCGGTGGCCGTCGAGCAGGCGTGGCGCCACCTCGTCTCCCTGGGACACGAGAAGATCGGGTTCGTCCTCGGCCCGGCCGATCACGTGCCCTCCCAGCGAAAACTGGCCGCCGCCCGTGCGCTGGCCGAGCAGTCGGGGGTCACGGTGCCGGACGAGTGGGTGGCACGTGCCATGTTCTCGCTCGAGGGCGGCCAGGCCGCGGCGATGCGGCTGCTGGAGCACGGCGTCACCGGCATCATCTGCGCCAGCGACCCGCTGGCTCTCGGGGCGGTGCGGGCGGCGCGTCGCCGCGGACTGTCCGTCCCCGGGGACGTCTCCGTCGTCGGCTATGACGATTCGGCGTTCATGAACTGCACCGAGCCGCCCCTGACCACGGTGCGGCAGCCGATCGAGGCCATGGGGCGGGCCGCCGTCGAGTTGCTTTCGGTGCAGATCGCCGGGCGTACGGTGCCTTCCGACGAGCTCCTGTTCGAACCGGAACTGGTGGTACGCGGTTCCACCACCCGTCCGCCCCGGTAG